The DNA sequence GCGAGGACACGGAACGTTATCGCCAGTCCTTCGCTTTTATTCCCGAGACTCCGGTGCTCTATGAAGAACTCACTTTAAGGGAACATTTGGAAATAACGGCGATGGCCTACGGAATCACGGAAGCGGTGGCCATGGAAAAGGCGATGCGCTACATCCACGATTTCCGTCTGGAGGACAAGCTGGACTGGTTTCCGGCTTATTTTTCCAAAGGCATGAAACAAAAAGTGATGATTGTCTGCGCATTCATGTTGGATGTGCCGGTATATGTCATCGATGAACCATTCCTGGGGCTGGATCCGCTTGGCATCCACTCGTTCCTGGAGATGGTCAGGGAGAAAAAAGCGCAGGGTGCAGCCATTTTGATGTCCACACATGTGCTGGCTTCTGCCGAAAAAGAATGCGATAATTTCGTCCTGCTTCACCATGGCGAGGTCAAAGTGACAGGCACGATGGCTGACCTGCAGCGGGAGATGGGCATGCCGGGAGCAAGTCTCGATGAGCTTTACATCAGCTTGACGAAAGAAGTGGATCGATCATGAACCTGGAAACTATCTGGAAAAGAAGGCAGCAACTGCAACTGAAAAAATTCAGCCGCTACAGCAAATATATCTTCAATGATCATTTCGTCCTCGTGCTCCTCTTTCTGCTGGGAGCTTTGGCTTACCAATATTCCGAATTCGTGAAAACCGTGACGCCGGACTTCCTTTGGGGAAAGCTGCTGATCGTGTTTCTTTTTTCCGGCAGCATCTTTATCGGTAAGCTGGCGACCTTTTTGGAGCCGGCCGACCAAGTGTTCCTTTTGGCTAAGGAAAAGGAATGGGGGAGCTATTTCAGCAAAGCGAAAAAATACAGCCTGATCCTTCCGGCGATTCTGTTGTTATTTTTGGCAGCCGCAGCGATGCCGATGCTTTTTGCCGGGAGAACGATCGGGGCAAGTGATTTGCTGCCGATTTATGCAACCTTGCTGCTGTTGAAAGTTATCCATTTGGATCTGCTGGAACTGGGCTTGAAGATAGGCGATCGGAAAGTTCGCCAGAAAAATGATCTTTACTTGGCTTGCGCGGCGATTTTATCTTTCAGCGTCGCGATATTTTTTCATCCATGGGTTGCGCCGGTACTTGTAATTCTGTATACTATGTTTCTGCGTAAAAAAGTACAAGTAGCGTATGAGGCGCGCTATCCGCTCTATCAATGGGAGCAGATGATTGCCTCGGAAGAACAACGAAAAGCTCGCTTAAACCGGGTCATCAATCTGTTCACGGATGTTCCGCAAGTGAAGAGCAAAGCAAAAAGAAGAAAATATTTCGACGGCTTGCTTCGCCGTGTTGAAGGCAAAAGCAATTCCTACCAGTATTTATATGCACGGGCATTTTTGCGCGGGACGGATTACAGCGGCTTGTTTTTCCGGCTGTTGGCCATCGGGATGCTGTTGCTGCTTTTCACGCCGTCAGCCGGATTTTCTTTAGGGCTCAGTCTATTGTTCCTTTATTTGACAGGCTTCCAGCTGATGCCGCTGTATTTCCATTTCAATGAAAATATGCTGTACCGGCTTTATCCGACGCAGCGCGAAGATAAATTTGCTGGCTTCAAGCGTTTGCTCGGCTACCTTTTGGGAGTGGAAGGATTCCTTTTTGCGGGAATCATCTTCATCAATAACAGTTGGCAGACTGGCTTGGCTGCTGTCGCCTTAAACGCCGGGTTCATCTGGCTGTTCATCCAGTTCTATATAGGTGGGCGTACGGAAAAAAGGGAAGCGGCAAATTACTGATGCACGGGTTAAACTCGGTTCAGTTCCGAAATCACATGGAATATTCTTGACTGACTATGCAAAGAAATCTAAAATGATACTTGTATGCGAGTGATGGCCGTTGCGCTTTCAGAGCAAAACGAGCTGCGTCGCCGAATGAACACGTAGCGTATGAACAGAAGAGCAGACCGAGATAGCTGGGGCTTTCGTCCCGGCTCCTTCTTTTCAATGATATAAATTTATCAAATTAAAAGTGCATCACCTTTGGTGCTTCACAAGTTTGCAAAATATTTCATGCACCTAAAAAGATGTCTAGCGGTCCAAGCCTGCCTCTCGGAAATTAGATAAATCTGACCCATTGCGCTCTGCGATGCTCATTCAGGGCCAGATTTCCTAAATTTCTTTCGAGGCAGAGCGGGCTTGTACCGCTTTTCAAAACTAAAGATTAGAGTAAGGAATGAGCTCGATGGATTATAAAATGGACTCAGGGTGGCGGCTACATCCCATCGGAGGAGACACAGGACAAGCTTATATGGGCACCAGAGCCGAGGAAAGGGTTTTTTTGAAAAGAAACTCTTCACCTTTCTTAGCTGCGCTTTCCGTTGAGGGGATCACACCGCGATTGATCTGGACCAAACGGGTCGGCAATGGGGATGTCCTGACAGCTCAGGAATGGCTCAACGGCAGGGAATTGAATCCGGATGAGATGAAAGGGAAGACCGTGCGGGACATCCTGCATCGCATCCATCATTCCGAAAATCTCCTGAAGATGCTTCAGAAGGTAAAGGGTGAAATCTTCAACCCAATCAATTTTTACAACCTTTACGTTGCAGAGCTGCCGGATGACTTGAAATCCAATTCGGTCCTGCAACAGGTGACTGAATATGTGAAGAACAGCATCGCCAGCATCGACGACTCGCAAAAGACGGTCTGCCACGGAGATGTGAATCGGAAAAATTTCCTGTTGGATGAGGAAGACCGGTTGTATCTGGTGGATTGGGAAATGGTCAAAATTGCCGATCCGTTTTCGGACATCAGTACCTTGCTTGTGCAATACGTTCCCCATGAAGAATGGGGAGTATGGTTGGAGCAGTATGGCTTGCAGATGAATGACAATATGGAGCGCCGGTTGGAGTGGTACAGCATGATGGTGTGCCTCTGCCTGATCAAAAAGAGCCATTCGCAGGAACGCAATGTGGAAATGAACCAACTGATTCTGTTGCTGAAACAGCTTTATCAGAATCGCCTAAACAGTTATTTATGAAATCCTCTTCGTTTTTACACGGACGGAAAGGATTTCTTTTTTCGAAAAAAACAGTTAAGAAAGAGGAGAATTATGCGCGTAAGAAATAAACCATGGGCTGCCGAAAAATTGGCTGAAAGTACCCAATATGTAGTGATGGAACCAGCGGATTGGAAAGGGAAATGGCAGGAACGCTTCGGCAACGAGCAACCGATCCATGTGGAAATCGGCTCAGGCAAGGGCCAGTTCATCGTCGAGATGGCCCGCATGCATCCAGAAGTGAATTATATCGGTATCGAACGCCAGACGAGCGTAGCGGTCATGACGCTTGATAAGATGATCGAATCAGGTCTGAAAAATGTCCAGTTGCTGAATACGGACGGAGAGAATGTAGCGGATTTCTTTGCGGAGGGCGAAGTGGCTCGCGTTTACTTGAACTTTTCCGATCCGTGGCCAAAGTCCAAACACGATAAACGCCGCTTGACCTACAAAAACTTCCTGCGGAACTATGAGCAAATCCTGGTATCCGGTGGGGAAATTCATTTCAAGACGGATAATCAAGGCCTGTTCGAATATTCTTTGGCGAGCTTCTCGCAGTATGGCATGACTTTGAAGCAAGTCTGGTTGGATCTGCACAAGAGCGATTTTGAGGGTAACATCATGACGGAGTACGAAGCGAAGTTCTCTTCCCGAGGAGACCGCATCTATCGCGTCGAAGCAGCGTTCCCAAAAAAAGCAACGGCTGATTCAGAAAAATAAAACACAAAACAAAAGGGAGAACCAAAGCTGTGATTGCTTTGGTCCTTCCTTTTTCTGTGTTTCTTTCGAGGCAGAGCGGGCTTGTATCGCATTTCTTTTCTTTATAGTTTGTATAAGTCCAAAATGGTTCCTGTGTAGGCGTCGGCTATGAATTCATATTGTACCAACACGCCTTCTTCTTTACGTGAGATTCCGCCGTAGTACACATCCGTTTTTGAAGAATAACGACTGAGTGGGACTGGATGCAATTCGATCCATGATCCTTCAATCGGAGCTTCGGCCAAGAACATTTTTTTGACGTTTTCCAGTATTTTGTCGCCGTTTACGGTCCGTTTCTGTTCATAGCAAAGGGCTGTCACGACTGAACCAAGCACGAGTCCGGCTCCGAATAAAATACCGCCTAAGATTTCTTCTTTGTGTTTTTTGCACATGCATTTTTCCAAAAAGTTCATCATGTGTTCCTCCTCAAATTGATGCGCTTTCTTTTTTCTCCCCCAAGTATAGCAATAAAACGAAAAAAATAATAGGGAAACGTCGATTGCATAAGGCTTCGTAAAGGAAACGTTTCCTGGGCCGGACAATGCTTCGGACCGAATGGAATCGTTGCTATGACAACGATGCTGCGCTATAATGGAAAGAATAGTCAGACAATGAAGGGGGACAGGGAGCGGCATAAGGTTAAAGATATGTGCTGCTCCATTCAAATATGGAAGATAAAACATTTGCTATGATCAAAGAATTGACGGAATTGCAGGGCACAAGCGGAAATGAGCGCAATATCCGGAACTATATGCACGAAAGAATGGCCCCGTTGGTGGACCGCGTCGAAACGGACGGTTTGGGCGGTATTTTCGGAATCAGGGAGCATGCAGATAAAACGGCGCCGCGCATAATGGTGGCGGCGCACATGGATGAAGTCGGCTTTATGGTGGCAGGCATCACGGATCGCGGGCTTTTCCGGGTCGTGCCGCTAGGAGGCTGGAATGCCTATGTCGTTTCGGCACAGCGTTATACGCTGCAGACGTCAAAAGGCGATATTCCTGTTATCTCTTCATCTGTTCCGCCGCACTTGTTGCGTGGGGCCGATGAAGGAAAAAAAGTCAAAGTGACGGATATCCTCTTCGACGCCGGTTTCGATACGAAAGAAGAAGCGTTGGCATTTGGAGTCCGCCCAGGAGATACGATTGTTCCCCAAGTCGAAACGATCTGGACCGCCAACAAGAAAAAAATCATTTCAAAAGCATGGGATAACCGCTACGGGAACACGGTCGTTCTGGAGACGCTGGAAGCATTGAAGGATGAAAAGTTGCCGAACACGTTGATCGCCGGAGCCAACGTCCAGGAAGAAGTCGGGCTGCGTGGGACAAAAGGGGCCGTTCATAAGTTCAAGCCGGATCTGTTCTTCGCGGTGGACTGCTCGGCTGCTGATGACCTTACGACGACAAAGGATACTTTCGGCCATCTGGGGGAAGGGTTCCTTTTGCGGATCCAGGATCCAGGCATGATCACCTTGAAAGGGATGCGCGAATTCCTGTTGGATACGGCGGAAACGCACGATATCCCTTATCAGTATTTCGTTTCCAAAGGCGGAACGGATGCGGGAGCCGCCCATGTCATGAACGACGGGGTACCGAGCGCGGTCATCGGCGTCTGCGCGCGCTACATCCATACGCATCAGACGATGTTCCACATCGATGATTATGCGGCGGCCAAGGAAATGGTCGCGCAAGTCATCAAAGCATTGGACAAGAGCACTTATGAAACCATCATGGACATGAACTGAGGGGGAGCTTGATTATGGATAAACTGATAGATTTGGATCAATTCAAAGAACTGCGCGATTCGGGAAAAACAGTATTCGTCTTCATGACCAGCTGGTGCCCGGATTGCCATTACATCCGTCCGTTCATGCCCGAAGTTGAGAACAAATTCGCGGATTTTCGTTTCGTTGAAATAGACCGCGATGATTTCGGTACGTTGGGTGAAGCTCTGCAGATTTCCGGAATCCCGAGCTTCGTCGTCTATGCTGAGGGAGAGCTTTTGGGGCGTTTCGTTTCACGCAACCGGAAGACGCAAAAAGAGATTGAAGCCTTTTTGGAACAATTGTGATACTATTTCGTTTGGGCAATAATAAATGAAGAAACATAAAGGGGAAAATACAACATGTGGTTAAGTTTTTATAATCGTGAAGCAGTCGGGGATACATTAATGTTAACGAAAGGGGATATCGCTGTCCGCCAAGAACAATCCTGCGAATCAAAAGAGAATGTGACGCGCATTTTCAACAACCGTACAAATGAAACGATGGGCTACAATCTGTTTTCGATTTCAGAGACGCTTACGTTGGATGCAAACGGACAAGTTATCCTTTCAGATGAGGAAGTCGCAAAAGTGAATGCTTTGATCCAAGCGGCAGGTTTCAGTGATGCTGTCGTTGTCGATCGCTCACCTAAGTTTGTTGTGGGCTACGTCAAGGAATGCGTGCCGCATGAAGACTCCAACCATCTGTCCGTTACGCAAACGGAAGTGGACAACGGAGAAGTACTGCAGATCGTCTGTGGTGCAGCAAACATCAAAAAAGGGCAACGCGTCGTCGTAGCCAAGCCGGGCGCTGTTATGCCCAGCGGTTTGATCATCTGGCCGGGTGAGTTGCGCGGCGTAGCCAGCCACGGCATGATCTGCTCAGCCAAAGAATTGCAACTGGAAAACGCAAGCCCTAAAAAAGGCATCCTCGTCTTGGATGACAGCTATGCAATAGGCGCAGCATTTTCCAAATAACCCTATGGAATTTTGTCGGAAAAAGAAGTACTATTATAAAGGAATTCCATTGAAACCGGATGTAGAATTACCGGAAGCAAAACAAGAGAGGAGCTGACTGGATGAGTCGCTATGATGGACCAAGTTTTTTTCGGCATGACCATCGTTCAGGAATGGAAGGAAGTCATCCTGCAACAAATAAGTTTGATTTTCCGAATTACCTGAAAAAAGAGGATGAAGAGCATGGCATGCCGGATGAAAAAGGCGATTCTGCACAACCGTCCTCCTACATTTCGCAAGATTTGCTGAACCCAATGGACACGGTCCCGTACATCCGCCACAACAAGGAGGCATTTGTATCCTTCAGGGATAAAGCTGTGAAGCCTGCTGAAGACGTTTTTGCGGTCGAGAAAAAAAGACTGAAGGACGAAAAGCAGAAGGAGCGCCGCACGGAATTGGGCATGCACCCTTTTGCTTCGTACAAGAGCAGAAGGCCTTTCCAACTGACCGAAGTACCGGAACCGTTGAAAGGCTGGGAAAACCTGAAAGAAAAGAAAATCGATTATCGCGCGATTGCGGCATTATTGAAGAAGAACAGCTCGGACTTGCTTATTTTCGAACTTGCGTCACCTGTTGAAGACGATGTGGCTCTGGAGGAAGACAGCGTGGAAACAAGTGAGTTGCAACCGTTGGAAGGCAAATCCAAACGGGCAATGAACCGCTCGCTGCTGGGCATCATGGAGCAGGAACGCTCTTATGATACAGCCGGAAAATTCGTTCATGAGCCTGCCGATTCGGCAAGCCACTCTTATTTTTAGTCATCGGATTGAAACATTAGGCCGATTTGTGCGCTGGGTTGATGATGCAATGAAATTATTGACATGTTTGACCTCAAATTTTAAATAATTTTAAGTATTTTCTTAATCTGCACGTGCTATACTGACTGCGATTCAATAAATGGACAGCAAGTCATCAGGTCCTAAGCGATTGTTTTGAGACACAAACATCAGAAGGTAGCCGAAAGACTAACCTTCCATATTCATTTGGAGGTAATTATGGAAACGGAAACGATTTATCATTTTGTCGGCATCAAAGGTTCTGGGATGAGTGCGTTGGCATTGATCCTGCATGGGAAAGGCTATCGCGTCCAAGGATCGGATGTCGAAACTTATTTCTTTACGCAAAAAGGCTTGGATGATGCTGGCATCACAATCATGCCATTCAGCGAAGCGAACATCACACCGGGTTTAACGGTCATCGCAGGGAATGCTTTCCCTGATTCCCATGAAGAAATCGCGAAAGCAAAAGAAATCGGTTTGACGGTCATCCGCTACCATGATTTCATAGGCGACTTGATCAAAAACTATACGAGTGTCGCCATTACCGGTTCACACGGTAAAACGAGCACGACCGGTTTGTTGTCCCATGTGTTGGACGGGATTGCACCGACAAGCTATCTGATCGGCGATGGCACTGGTTTCGGTCGGGAAGATGCGGAGTATTTTGTGCTGGAAGCCTGTGAATACAGACGTCATTTCCTGGCTTATTCACCGGACTATGCCATCATCACGAACATCGATTTCGATCACCCGGATTACTATAAAGACATCAATGATGTTTACAGCGCATTTGATTCATTTGCATCCCAAGTGAAAAAAGGCGTCATCGCTTGCGGCGAAGATGCGTATGTCCGTGAATTGAAAGGCAAATATCCGGTCACATTTTATGGCTTTGCTGAAGACAATGATGTTGTCGCCAAAAATGTCACAAAAGACACAACCGGCAGTCAGTTCGATGTGGAAATAAATGGCGAAAGGTACGGTCATTTTGAAATCCCGTCATTCGGCACGCATAATATCCTTAACTCATTGGCCATCATCACATTCTGCTGGCTGGAAGGATTGGACAATGACAAGGTAGCTGCGCAACTGAAGACATTCACAGGCGTAAAACGTCGCTTCAGCGAGAAATACATTTCGGATATGGTCGTTATCGATGATTATGCCCATCATCCATCCGAAATCCGCGCTACACTCGATGCGGCCAGACAGAAATACCCTACAAAGGAAATCATTGCGATATTCCAACCGCATACCTTCACGCGTACGGTTGCTCTGCTTAGTGAGTTCGCTGAGTCGTTGGAATTGGCCGACAAGGTCTTCCTTTGCGATATCTTCGGCTCCGCTCGCGAAAAGGACGGACAGGTTTCGATCGGCGATTTGGCCGACAAAATCGAAAAAGGCGCAACGGTATTGAACGTCAACAACATGTCTCCGCTGCTGCAGTTCCATGATGCTGTCGCTATCTTCATGGGCGCCGGGGATGTTCAGAAATTTGAACTGGCTTATGAAGAGCTGTTGAGCCACAGCGTACCAACAACAAATTAATACAGTAGAACGGTTCTGATTTAGAACGGTTCTGAATCCTAGAGTTCTCCGCCTAACGCTGTTCAGGCCCACTCAGCCAAAACCGGGCTGCTTGGTCCTGAACCTCGTTAGTGCTCAAACTCTGAGCTCAGGATTCATCACACACTATTTTAGAACGGTTCTGATTCGCAGATACCGCTCCCGTTTCGCAAACAGAGGATGTCCACAAAAGAGGTGGACATCCTCTGTTCACTCCAACGTCCGGGTATCTAAACGCGAATCATCACACACTATTAGTCCAGGGATCGCTTCCTGGGCTTTTTTGATGCAAGCAAGCGGGGGGCTTGTTCCGGTTTTTGGAATAAATGGTTTCAAACAGCTAAACGGCTTTTATCGGAACGGCGTTTTTGATATGATAGACATATATGTGTTCAAAGAAAGGAAAAGTGAAAATGGGTCTGAAAGATATAAAGCTTGGAAAATCGATTGATGAAATTCAAGAGGGGGATTCGCTGACCGTCACGGAAATCATCGAAGACAAAGATATTTTGCTGTATCTTGGATTGACGAATGACGGAAACCCGCTCTATATTCAACATGATTATTCGCAGACGACTCGGTTTCATAAACCGATCGTGCCAACTGTTTTGTTGGTGGGGATTTTGACGAGCAACGTTTCCAAACATTTACCGGGTCCGGGTTCACATATTGTGGACGTTTCTTTGAATGTGATTGAACCAATCTACCACAACAGCACGATCACGTTCAATTTCGAAGTCGAGCGCGTGGATGAGCGCCGCGAACAAGTGACGATCAGCGTTGTCGGAACGAATATGGAAAATGAACGCGTGTTGGATGCTGAATTGATCGTTGAGACGCCTCGCAAGTTGATTTTTGATGAGGAAGAGAACGTGGTCATGAGCGAGCAAACTGAAGTCGGGGAAGCCGTCGTTTCGGAAGTTGATTCCGCAACCAGCACAG is a window from the Trichococcus shcherbakoviae genome containing:
- a CDS encoding ABC transporter ATP-binding protein, with translation MSLLLENVTGGYTQLPVIKNINFEVKAGELTGLIGLNGAGKSTTIKHIIGLMMPFSGKIAIDGRTLREDTERYRQSFAFIPETPVLYEELTLREHLEITAMAYGITEAVAMEKAMRYIHDFRLEDKLDWFPAYFSKGMKQKVMIVCAFMLDVPVYVIDEPFLGLDPLGIHSFLEMVREKKAQGAAILMSTHVLASAEKECDNFVLLHHGEVKVTGTMADLQREMGMPGASLDELYISLTKEVDRS
- a CDS encoding ABC transporter permease, producing MNLETIWKRRQQLQLKKFSRYSKYIFNDHFVLVLLFLLGALAYQYSEFVKTVTPDFLWGKLLIVFLFSGSIFIGKLATFLEPADQVFLLAKEKEWGSYFSKAKKYSLILPAILLLFLAAAAMPMLFAGRTIGASDLLPIYATLLLLKVIHLDLLELGLKIGDRKVRQKNDLYLACAAILSFSVAIFFHPWVAPVLVILYTMFLRKKVQVAYEARYPLYQWEQMIASEEQRKARLNRVINLFTDVPQVKSKAKRRKYFDGLLRRVEGKSNSYQYLYARAFLRGTDYSGLFFRLLAIGMLLLLFTPSAGFSLGLSLLFLYLTGFQLMPLYFHFNENMLYRLYPTQREDKFAGFKRLLGYLLGVEGFLFAGIIFINNSWQTGLAAVALNAGFIWLFIQFYIGGRTEKREAANY
- a CDS encoding phosphotransferase family protein codes for the protein MDYKMDSGWRLHPIGGDTGQAYMGTRAEERVFLKRNSSPFLAALSVEGITPRLIWTKRVGNGDVLTAQEWLNGRELNPDEMKGKTVRDILHRIHHSENLLKMLQKVKGEIFNPINFYNLYVAELPDDLKSNSVLQQVTEYVKNSIASIDDSQKTVCHGDVNRKNFLLDEEDRLYLVDWEMVKIADPFSDISTLLVQYVPHEEWGVWLEQYGLQMNDNMERRLEWYSMMVCLCLIKKSHSQERNVEMNQLILLLKQLYQNRLNSYL
- the trmB gene encoding tRNA (guanosine(46)-N7)-methyltransferase TrmB, which codes for MRVRNKPWAAEKLAESTQYVVMEPADWKGKWQERFGNEQPIHVEIGSGKGQFIVEMARMHPEVNYIGIERQTSVAVMTLDKMIESGLKNVQLLNTDGENVADFFAEGEVARVYLNFSDPWPKSKHDKRRLTYKNFLRNYEQILVSGGEIHFKTDNQGLFEYSLASFSQYGMTLKQVWLDLHKSDFEGNIMTEYEAKFSSRGDRIYRVEAAFPKKATADSEK
- a CDS encoding PepSY domain-containing protein; amino-acid sequence: MMNFLEKCMCKKHKEEILGGILFGAGLVLGSVVTALCYEQKRTVNGDKILENVKKMFLAEAPIEGSWIELHPVPLSRYSSKTDVYYGGISRKEEGVLVQYEFIADAYTGTILDLYKL
- the pepA gene encoding glutamyl aminopeptidase — protein: MEDKTFAMIKELTELQGTSGNERNIRNYMHERMAPLVDRVETDGLGGIFGIREHADKTAPRIMVAAHMDEVGFMVAGITDRGLFRVVPLGGWNAYVVSAQRYTLQTSKGDIPVISSSVPPHLLRGADEGKKVKVTDILFDAGFDTKEEALAFGVRPGDTIVPQVETIWTANKKKIISKAWDNRYGNTVVLETLEALKDEKLPNTLIAGANVQEEVGLRGTKGAVHKFKPDLFFAVDCSAADDLTTTKDTFGHLGEGFLLRIQDPGMITLKGMREFLLDTAETHDIPYQYFVSKGGTDAGAAHVMNDGVPSAVIGVCARYIHTHQTMFHIDDYAAAKEMVAQVIKALDKSTYETIMDMN
- a CDS encoding thioredoxin family protein, which produces MDKLIDLDQFKELRDSGKTVFVFMTSWCPDCHYIRPFMPEVENKFADFRFVEIDRDDFGTLGEALQISGIPSFVVYAEGELLGRFVSRNRKTQKEIEAFLEQL
- the ytpR gene encoding YtpR family tRNA-binding protein → MWLSFYNREAVGDTLMLTKGDIAVRQEQSCESKENVTRIFNNRTNETMGYNLFSISETLTLDANGQVILSDEEVAKVNALIQAAGFSDAVVVDRSPKFVVGYVKECVPHEDSNHLSVTQTEVDNGEVLQIVCGAANIKKGQRVVVAKPGAVMPSGLIIWPGELRGVASHGMICSAKELQLENASPKKGILVLDDSYAIGAAFSK
- the murC gene encoding UDP-N-acetylmuramate--L-alanine ligase, whose protein sequence is METETIYHFVGIKGSGMSALALILHGKGYRVQGSDVETYFFTQKGLDDAGITIMPFSEANITPGLTVIAGNAFPDSHEEIAKAKEIGLTVIRYHDFIGDLIKNYTSVAITGSHGKTSTTGLLSHVLDGIAPTSYLIGDGTGFGREDAEYFVLEACEYRRHFLAYSPDYAIITNIDFDHPDYYKDINDVYSAFDSFASQVKKGVIACGEDAYVRELKGKYPVTFYGFAEDNDVVAKNVTKDTTGSQFDVEINGERYGHFEIPSFGTHNILNSLAIITFCWLEGLDNDKVAAQLKTFTGVKRRFSEKYISDMVVIDDYAHHPSEIRATLDAARQKYPTKEIIAIFQPHTFTRTVALLSEFAESLELADKVFLCDIFGSAREKDGQVSIGDLADKIEKGATVLNVNNMSPLLQFHDAVAIFMGAGDVQKFELAYEELLSHSVPTTN
- a CDS encoding MaoC/PaaZ C-terminal domain-containing protein, which encodes MGLKDIKLGKSIDEIQEGDSLTVTEIIEDKDILLYLGLTNDGNPLYIQHDYSQTTRFHKPIVPTVLLVGILTSNVSKHLPGPGSHIVDVSLNVIEPIYHNSTITFNFEVERVDERREQVTISVVGTNMENERVLDAELIVETPRKLIFDEEENVVMSEQTEVGEAVVSEVDSATSTADDSE